The genomic DNA AGTTTTTTGAGTTCGTTCAGCAGTAACCCTGCACGCCATTCAAAAATAGTTTTCAGTTCTTCGAAACTGACGAGTTCGTGGGCTCTTATATAATCAATAATACTCGGCAGCTGTCTTTTTTCTATTTCGATACCGATCAGTTCGTTGATGATATAAGTGTAAATGTGATACGGATAACATCCTTCAACTTTTACCCCTTCCGACTTTACATCGCCGGAGAAGAAGACCATTGCAGGCAGGCTTTCAATATCCATTTCCCTGAACACCGACAAATCGTATTTAAGCATCGCATCCAGTGTCGGAGATTGCAGATCCTCATGGAATGACTGAAGGTCAATTCCGGCAAGCCGGGCGCTCTCATCAATCATTTCTTTCGTACATATCGTATTTGACGGACTAATCCGGTTAAAGATATACCTGATAAAGGCACGGGCTTTCGACTGGCCCTGAATTTCCGCCGCTTTATATGCAAGTGCAACGTTATCGTCGCTCGAAGTTGACTGTGCCTGGCACTTTGTCAGCACTGACAGCGACGGTGCAAGTATTTTTTTAACACTTATATGTCCGCGGTATTCAATCAGTAATTTATTTATAATGGGCTCCATAGCAATACAGTCATTTGAAAATGGATCAAAGAAATAAAATATTTCGACTGTACGATCCGACTGCTCCAATAACAGCATGTCTTCACTATTATTTTTGCTCACGTATTTCACCTCTGTATTTTTGTTGACGGCTGTCAGTTTTCACTGTTAACCATATGATTCGCAGTGAGGGTATAGCGTGCCATCAAATACTCACGTAATTCGTCCTCTATACCGACGTCCAGTATTGCCTGATTCATATTTTCGAGCCATGCTTCTGCACCTGCAGGGGTAATGCGAAAAGGCATATGCCTCGCCCGGAGCATCGGATGACCGTACTTTTCATTATATAAATTAGGTCCGCCGAGAAACTGTGTCTGAAAAAGTTTCTGCTTGTAGGCTGTTTCTGTAAAGTCTTCGGGAAACAGATGATTAATCCGGTCGTCATGCTTCACATAATCATAAAATATATCGATCATCCTGTGAAGTTTTTCTTCACCTATATCATTGTATGCTAAAGGCATCAGTTTACCCCTTTCTGCTGCTTCAATAAATTGTAAAAACGGGCGCTTTTAACAATTTCTTCTCGTCGTACGATACCATATTTATTCAGTATTTGCGCGAATTCCGACTTGCCTGTCCCGACATCGGGCGCCTCAAATTCAAGTTCGTAGTCGGCAGTTCCGAGATATGAGCTCTTATCCAGCACGAGCAGACCGCTGTGAGACGGTTTTTCGAGACGTTCTGTTATCAGCGAACCCTGGATTGCCAGATTGTTTACCGGGATGCCGCGTTTCGTCAACTGTTCGCGGATGTTTTCAGGAATGCTTTCTTCATCTATCCGGACACCTTCTGTGAGACTGATATCGGTAACACCCGAATACTCATATACGACGTGCTGCTCATCAGGAATTTTTACCGTCATCAGCTGTCTGCTGTCCTCGACGCGTATGCGGAGCATTAATAAATTGCCGATAAGCTGAAGTTCATCGTTATCTATGTAGTAATTAGTTAAATGCATCGGTTTTACTCTGGGGAAATGATCGTTCTGAATTTTACCGTATTCATTTTCCGTCAGCAGGTTTTTAAATTCTATTTCTTTTTCGAACATCAACTTCACTCCTTAAAGTTATTATCCTTAAATATTTAAAAGCTGTAAAGCAAACAGATTCTATATATAAGAATTCCCGTGATATGGTAGAATAAATTACGTCAGATGTAAAAAATACCGGCCTATACAGAGGAGTCTGGAGGATGAATTGAATTGGAAGAATGGAGTATATTTTTAGCACCGTACAGACAGGCGGTGGAAGAACTTAAAATTAAACTTAAAGGGATCCGTAAAGATTATCAGATTACGAGTCAGTCCTCGCCAGTAGAGTTTGTGACGTCTAGAGTTAAACCCGTACAGAGCATTATAGAGAAGGCGAGTACGAGAAATATTCCTTATGATAATCTGCGTGCACAGATGTACGATATAGCCGGAATCCGCATTATGTGCCAGTTTGTGGATGACATCAGTGTTATCACCGATCACATCAGATCGCGTAATGACATGAGAGTCATTGAAGAACGCGACTATATTGAGAATACAAAAGAGAGCGGCTACCGTTCCTATCACATTATTATCGAGTATCCGGTAGAGAGCGTGAACGGTAAAATTAATATTCTGGCCGAGATCCAGATCCGTACGCTCGCAATGAACTTCTGGGCAACGATTGAGCATACTCTGAATTACAAATATTCCGGGGAGTATCCGCCGGAAATTAAAGACCGGCTGCAAAATGCAGCTGAAGCGGCTTATTTACTGGATAAGGAAATGTCAGAGATCAGGGAAGAAGTTCAGGAAGCACAGAAATACTTTTCGAAAAAGCGCAATATATAAAAGAAATCAGGTGATGATATGAGGTTTGCTGTAGTTTCAAAAGGAGATACAAAATCAAATGCACTGACTGATAAGATGATGAACTATATGCTCGGCATGGATATGGTGCTGGATGAAAAGTCACCGGAAATCGTCGTTTCTGTCGGCGGGGACGGTACACTGTTGCAGGCGTTTCACCGTTATCAGCACATCGTCAGCGATGTATCGTTTGTCGGGGTGCATACAGGACATCTCGGGTTTTATGCGGACTGGGGGCAGGACGAAGTCGAGCGGCTGATTATGGCCCTTAAAAACGATGACTTTGAAGTTGTCGAATATCCGCTTGTCGAAGTGATGATTCATTACGATAAAGTCGGTATGGAAACGAAGTATCTCGCATTGAATGAAGCGACACTCAGAATGACGAACGGTTCGACGCTCGTTATGGACGTGGATATCAGAAACCGGCACTTCGAACGTTTCAGAGGGGACGGTCTCTGTATATCGACCCCGTCGGGCTCGACAGCATACAATAAAGCGCTTGGCGGAGCAATTATTCATCCGTCCATCGAAGCCGTGCAGATGACTGAAATCGCATCGATAAACAACCGTGTGTTCCGTACAGTGGGCTCACCGCTCGTGCTGCCGAAACACCATTTCGTTAACGTCAGACCAGTTAACAGTGAAGAGTATCAGATGACGATTGATCACGTGAATCTGGTGCATAAGGGTGTCAAATCGATTCAATTTTCGGTAGCGGAGGAGAAAATCCGTTTTGCACGCTTCAGACCGTTTCCGTTCTGGCAACGAGTGCACGATTCATTCATTTCATAAAAGTTTTTGTTGAGAGTGGGTATGAATATGTCAAGAGACGATAGAGAAATAGATTTC from Jeotgalicoccus saudimassiliensis includes the following:
- a CDS encoding DsbA family protein, producing the protein MLLLEQSDRTVEIFYFFDPFSNDCIAMEPIINKLLIEYRGHISVKKILAPSLSVLTKCQAQSTSSDDNVALAYKAAEIQGQSKARAFIRYIFNRISPSNTICTKEMIDESARLAGIDLQSFHEDLQSPTLDAMLKYDLSVFREMDIESLPAMVFFSGDVKSEGVKVEGCYPYHIYTYIINELIGIEIEKRQLPSIIDYIRAHELVSFEELKTIFEWRAGLLLNELKKLRLQRLIDEVNLNNQSFYQLKQSSIRLQTKV
- a CDS encoding globin domain-containing protein translates to MPLAYNDIGEEKLHRMIDIFYDYVKHDDRINHLFPEDFTETAYKQKLFQTQFLGGPNLYNEKYGHPMLRARHMPFRITPAGAEAWLENMNQAILDVGIEDELREYLMARYTLTANHMVNSEN
- a CDS encoding CYTH domain-containing protein translates to MFEKEIEFKNLLTENEYGKIQNDHFPRVKPMHLTNYYIDNDELQLIGNLLMLRIRVEDSRQLMTVKIPDEQHVVYEYSGVTDISLTEGVRIDEESIPENIREQLTKRGIPVNNLAIQGSLITERLEKPSHSGLLVLDKSSYLGTADYELEFEAPDVGTGKSEFAQILNKYGIVRREEIVKSARFYNLLKQQKGVN
- a CDS encoding GTP pyrophosphokinase; translated protein: MEEWSIFLAPYRQAVEELKIKLKGIRKDYQITSQSSPVEFVTSRVKPVQSIIEKASTRNIPYDNLRAQMYDIAGIRIMCQFVDDISVITDHIRSRNDMRVIEERDYIENTKESGYRSYHIIIEYPVESVNGKINILAEIQIRTLAMNFWATIEHTLNYKYSGEYPPEIKDRLQNAAEAAYLLDKEMSEIREEVQEAQKYFSKKRNI
- a CDS encoding NAD kinase translates to MRFAVVSKGDTKSNALTDKMMNYMLGMDMVLDEKSPEIVVSVGGDGTLLQAFHRYQHIVSDVSFVGVHTGHLGFYADWGQDEVERLIMALKNDDFEVVEYPLVEVMIHYDKVGMETKYLALNEATLRMTNGSTLVMDVDIRNRHFERFRGDGLCISTPSGSTAYNKALGGAIIHPSIEAVQMTEIASINNRVFRTVGSPLVLPKHHFVNVRPVNSEEYQMTIDHVNLVHKGVKSIQFSVAEEKIRFARFRPFPFWQRVHDSFIS